A portion of the Chondrinema litorale genome contains these proteins:
- a CDS encoding bifunctional alpha,alpha-trehalose-phosphate synthase (UDP-forming)/trehalose-phosphatase, whose amino-acid sequence MSQKIIIVSNRLPVTIQQSEDKFNFMPSAGGLATGLGSIYRKGDNLWIGWPGLYDLTESDEQYIGDELKKDYMAPVYLSKQDIQDYYEGFSNRTIWPLFHYFTEYTKYIPELWDAYVRVNQKFCDTILQHASDGDILWIHDYQLLLVPMMLREKLPNATIGFFQHIPFPSYEIFRLLPWREKILEGMLGADLIGFHTYDDMRHFLSSVSRILGHGSTMGQIRLNNRIVGVDSFPMGIDYEKFTKATHSPETIDKLKKYFQILSNQKVVLSIDRLDYTKGIKQRLEAFDMFLEKYPQYLGKVSIILIVVPSRVKVDQYNQLKNEIDTIVGRLNGKYSRMDWNPIHYFYRSFSFHALSALYSSAEVALITPLRDGMNLVCKEYIASKLDKRGVLILSEMAGAAKELSEAILINPNDSDQLVEAMHQALEMPEEEQIARNEEMQNKLKRYNIHRWVEVFMQQLDKVKELQVGLNLKLVTGKTLDKIVKHYSEAESRLILLDYDGTLKPFASNPKAVKPDEELINLLTKLTEDPKNRVVIISGRDKSTLEEWVGHLKIDLIAEHGVWLKKLGAGWSTIELLDQGWKEKIRSILDLYVDRTPGSFIEDKDYSLVWHYRKADTDFGELRARELLSNINYLIANMDLQTMEGNKVIEIKSRAVNKGKAASKWLNEGKYDFVFAIGDDVTDEDTFAAMPDTAYTVKVGLTATVANYNVKSPEEVREVLNTFADTK is encoded by the coding sequence ATGTCTCAAAAAATAATTATTGTATCTAACAGGCTGCCTGTTACCATTCAACAAAGTGAAGATAAGTTTAATTTTATGCCCAGTGCTGGCGGTCTTGCTACCGGCTTAGGCTCTATTTATAGAAAAGGAGATAACCTTTGGATTGGATGGCCTGGTTTATACGATCTTACCGAATCAGACGAACAATATATCGGAGATGAGTTAAAGAAAGACTACATGGCTCCTGTATATCTTTCTAAGCAAGATATTCAAGACTATTATGAGGGCTTCAGTAACAGGACAATATGGCCACTTTTCCACTATTTTACAGAATATACCAAATACATTCCTGAACTATGGGATGCTTATGTAAGAGTAAATCAGAAATTCTGCGACACTATTTTACAACATGCCAGCGATGGTGATATTTTGTGGATACACGATTACCAGCTTTTACTAGTGCCTATGATGCTGAGAGAAAAGCTTCCGAATGCAACTATCGGTTTTTTCCAGCACATACCTTTTCCATCTTACGAAATTTTCAGACTACTACCTTGGCGAGAAAAAATACTCGAAGGTATGTTAGGAGCCGACCTCATTGGCTTCCATACCTATGACGATATGCGCCACTTCCTTAGTTCTGTATCAAGAATTTTAGGCCATGGCAGTACAATGGGGCAAATTCGATTGAATAATAGAATTGTTGGCGTGGATTCATTTCCAATGGGAATCGACTATGAGAAGTTTACCAAAGCGACTCATTCGCCAGAAACCATTGATAAACTTAAGAAATACTTCCAGATTTTATCCAATCAAAAAGTAGTACTTTCTATAGATAGGTTGGATTATACCAAAGGTATTAAGCAGCGACTAGAAGCTTTTGATATGTTTCTGGAAAAATACCCTCAGTATTTGGGTAAAGTTTCAATTATATTGATTGTGGTACCGTCTAGAGTTAAGGTAGATCAATATAATCAACTTAAAAATGAAATTGATACAATTGTAGGTCGCCTCAATGGTAAGTACAGCCGAATGGACTGGAATCCAATTCACTATTTCTATAGATCATTCTCATTCCATGCACTTTCTGCCTTATACAGCAGTGCAGAAGTAGCTCTTATTACTCCTCTTCGCGACGGAATGAACCTCGTTTGTAAAGAATACATTGCTAGTAAGCTGGATAAAAGAGGCGTTTTAATTCTTAGTGAAATGGCTGGCGCAGCTAAAGAACTTTCAGAAGCAATTCTAATTAACCCGAACGATAGTGACCAGTTAGTTGAAGCGATGCATCAAGCATTGGAAATGCCAGAAGAAGAGCAAATTGCCAGAAACGAAGAAATGCAGAACAAGCTGAAACGCTACAACATTCACAGATGGGTGGAAGTGTTTATGCAGCAATTAGATAAAGTAAAAGAATTACAAGTAGGTTTAAATCTGAAGTTGGTAACTGGTAAAACTTTAGATAAAATAGTTAAACACTATTCTGAAGCAGAAAGTAGATTGATTTTACTAGATTATGATGGAACGCTTAAACCATTTGCTTCTAATCCTAAAGCAGTAAAACCAGACGAGGAACTTATCAACTTATTAACTAAGCTTACTGAAGACCCTAAAAACCGCGTAGTAATTATTAGTGGAAGGGACAAAAGCACTCTTGAAGAGTGGGTTGGCCACCTTAAAATTGATTTAATTGCAGAACATGGAGTTTGGCTTAAGAAATTAGGTGCTGGTTGGAGCACAATTGAATTGCTAGACCAAGGCTGGAAAGAGAAAATTAGATCAATTCTAGACCTATATGTAGATAGAACTCCGGGTTCATTTATAGAAGATAAAGACTATTCTCTTGTTTGGCATTACAGAAAAGCTGATACAGATTTTGGAGAATTAAGAGCCAGAGAATTATTATCAAACATTAATTACCTTATTGCTAATATGGATTTACAAACCATGGAAGGTAACAAAGTAATTGAGATAAAAAGTAGAGCCGTAAACAAAGGAAAAGCAGCAAGCAAATGGTTAAATGAAGGAAAGTATGACTTTGTATTTGCCATTGGAGATGATGTGACAGACGAAGATACATTCGCCGCTATGCCTGATACTGCTTACACTGTAAAAGTTGGTTTAACAGCCACGGTAGCAAATTATAATGTTAAGTCTCCAGAAGAAGTAAGAGAAGTACTTAACACTTTTGCTGATACGAAATAA
- a CDS encoding sodium:solute symporter, with protein MIIFLIVYFSTRGATTLDFFNAQKKAPWFAVAFGMVGVAMSGVLFLSIPGDVGQNGFSNIQLVFGYLLGYTFIATVLLPIYYQYNLISIYSFFETRFGFWSHKTGSFFFLISRLLRTSFRVFIVVSILHELYFSNMGISFGATLFFGVTFVWLYSFRAGIKGIIWTDVFNTCVIIFSILSVFYMLVFKISDGFNDAMIMIQNSSYAEAFVWETGSKNHFFRQFFSGAFIAIVLNGLDQDMMQKNLSCKSIGDAQKNMLWFVLILVAVNITLLAMGAMLFIYSDAQQISFTSIDLFTYIATNELGQATAILFMLGLIAAVISSTDSAIISLTTSYCIDFLDFTKTRTGEARKRMKRIQVHLFFGFLLFALVMFLRAINNEKIVEAIFTVAGYTYGPLLGLFIFGIFTKWNLKDQLVPIVSAIALIISYLLDFFSEELFNGYKFGYELVLINALMTFTGLLLIIKKKEKQPKAA; from the coding sequence TTGATCATTTTTCTAATTGTCTACTTTTCTACCAGAGGAGCCACGACATTAGATTTTTTTAATGCTCAAAAAAAAGCCCCTTGGTTTGCAGTAGCTTTCGGAATGGTGGGTGTAGCAATGTCTGGTGTACTATTTCTTTCTATACCGGGAGATGTAGGTCAAAACGGATTTAGCAATATTCAGTTAGTTTTCGGATATCTACTAGGTTATACCTTTATTGCTACAGTCTTATTACCCATCTATTACCAGTATAATCTAATCTCAATATATTCTTTTTTTGAAACAAGATTTGGATTCTGGTCGCACAAAACTGGTTCATTTTTCTTCCTCATTTCCAGACTTTTACGTACTTCATTTAGGGTTTTTATAGTTGTAAGTATTTTACATGAACTCTATTTTAGTAACATGGGTATAAGCTTTGGAGCTACGCTATTTTTCGGTGTTACTTTCGTTTGGTTATATTCTTTTAGAGCTGGTATAAAAGGCATTATCTGGACAGATGTTTTTAATACCTGCGTAATCATCTTTTCCATCTTATCGGTATTTTATATGCTGGTTTTTAAAATATCAGATGGTTTTAATGATGCCATGATAATGATACAAAACAGCTCTTATGCAGAAGCTTTTGTATGGGAAACTGGTAGTAAAAATCATTTTTTTAGACAGTTTTTTAGTGGCGCTTTTATAGCCATTGTGCTAAATGGTCTCGACCAAGATATGATGCAAAAAAACTTGAGCTGTAAAAGTATAGGCGATGCTCAAAAAAATATGCTTTGGTTTGTGCTTATTCTAGTCGCTGTAAATATTACATTACTGGCAATGGGCGCTATGTTGTTTATCTATTCAGATGCACAACAAATTTCTTTTACAAGTATAGACTTATTTACTTATATAGCTACAAACGAGCTTGGGCAAGCTACTGCAATACTCTTTATGTTGGGGCTAATTGCTGCGGTAATTTCCAGTACAGATTCGGCAATTATATCTCTTACTACTTCTTATTGTATTGATTTTCTGGATTTTACAAAAACTAGAACTGGAGAAGCAAGAAAAAGAATGAAACGAATTCAAGTACATTTATTTTTCGGATTCCTTCTTTTTGCCTTGGTAATGTTTTTAAGAGCTATAAACAATGAAAAAATTGTTGAGGCTATATTTACTGTTGCAGGTTATACTTATGGGCCACTATTAGGTTTGTTTATATTTGGCATCTTCACCAAATGGAATTTAAAAGATCAGCTAGTACCTATTGTTTCTGCTATTGCGCTAATTATTTCTTATTTGCTAGATTTCTTCTCTGAAGAGCTTTTCAATGGATACAAATTCGGTTATGAACTAGTACTGATAAATGCGCTTATGACATTTACAGGTTTACTTTTAATTATTAAGAAAAAGGAAAAGCAGCCAAAGGCTGCTTAA
- a CDS encoding M1 family metallopeptidase produces MIKFFLNLAILFGSFPNPEFTGLTKRVIIAMMLILKRMGVLAVLINTLINFGFAQNKNWTVKESGVSKELADMRTATIENVSYDLFFNIPETKTDSIAGRLQLTFSFKDEVTPLVLDFNEDKKNINTVAVFGKAVDWTFEKEHIVIPASVLKKGENVVQISFAAGNSALNRNEDYMYTLFVPDRASTAFPCFDQPDIKGKYKLSLKVPETWVAVSNGRMLEKRFWDGKHLYVFNETKPISSYLFAFVAGKFSTINTYRNGRSMTMYHRETDEEKIKINQEAIFDLHASALEWLENYTGIPLPFEKFDFVLIPSFQFGGMEHVGSILYKSSSLMLDQMATQNQKLGRASLIAHETAHMWFGDLVTMKWFNDVWLKEVFANFMAAKIVNPNFPEINHQLRFLLAHHPAAYSEDRTMGSHPVQQELENLKDAGSLYGRIIYQKAPVVMNQLEKIVGEEDFREGLQEYLSSYSYSNANWDDLIKILAGKTETDLVEWSDNWVKQAGMPQVSVNTVLENDKIKSIKFKQKRTTSEGHYWQQQITTALVYNKGNVKDFPVMLAGKTTELPEAEGLKKPDFVLPNSDGSGYGYFNLDKASRNYLIENVYLIEDPVLRGAAWIALYEELLRGEIAYETFMEVLLKALPHENEPLNTQNILGYLEEVYWRFYPAKERRELAPRVESILWKIMDAAPGQSAKAAYFRSYLSIAQTEESVTRLKLIWDGDLPMNDMVLSESDFTSIACELALRDVDKADEILHEQLERITNPDRKARMAFVIDALSNKQAVRDRFFESLKDKENRNHEPWVLEAVGYLHHPLRAKYSEKYIEESLSLLEEIQQSGDIFFPKRWLVVTFSGHQSKSAALIVKKFLREHPTYPYRLRNKILQAADMLFRVAGMDT; encoded by the coding sequence TTGATCAAGTTTTTTCTTAACTTAGCAATACTATTTGGTTCCTTCCCTAACCCTGAATTTACAGGTCTTACTAAAAGAGTAATAATTGCAATGATGCTTATATTGAAAAGAATGGGAGTACTGGCAGTATTAATTAACACATTGATCAATTTCGGATTTGCGCAAAATAAGAATTGGACTGTCAAAGAAAGTGGTGTTTCTAAAGAATTGGCTGATATGCGAACAGCCACGATTGAAAACGTATCTTACGATTTATTCTTCAATATTCCCGAAACTAAAACTGATTCTATAGCTGGTAGACTCCAGCTTACATTTTCTTTTAAAGATGAAGTAACTCCTTTAGTGCTTGATTTTAATGAGGATAAAAAAAATATAAATACAGTTGCTGTTTTCGGTAAAGCTGTTGACTGGACTTTTGAAAAAGAACATATCGTAATTCCAGCTTCTGTATTAAAGAAGGGTGAAAATGTAGTGCAAATCAGTTTTGCCGCTGGTAACAGTGCATTAAATAGAAATGAAGATTATATGTATACGCTGTTTGTGCCAGATAGAGCATCAACAGCATTTCCATGCTTCGATCAGCCAGATATTAAAGGAAAATATAAGCTTTCTCTAAAAGTTCCTGAAACTTGGGTGGCTGTTTCTAATGGCAGAATGCTCGAAAAAAGATTCTGGGATGGCAAACACCTTTATGTTTTTAATGAGACCAAGCCGATTAGTTCATACCTATTTGCCTTTGTAGCAGGTAAATTCTCCACAATTAATACTTACAGAAACGGTCGCTCTATGACGATGTATCATAGAGAAACCGATGAAGAGAAGATAAAAATTAATCAGGAAGCTATTTTTGATTTGCATGCATCTGCTTTAGAATGGCTCGAAAACTATACGGGTATTCCACTGCCATTTGAGAAGTTTGATTTTGTGTTAATTCCTTCGTTTCAGTTCGGAGGGATGGAGCATGTAGGCTCAATCCTTTACAAATCATCTAGCCTTATGCTAGACCAAATGGCTACACAAAACCAGAAATTAGGAAGAGCCAGCTTAATTGCTCACGAAACGGCTCATATGTGGTTTGGCGATTTGGTAACAATGAAATGGTTTAATGATGTTTGGTTAAAAGAAGTGTTTGCCAACTTTATGGCTGCCAAGATCGTAAACCCAAATTTCCCAGAAATAAACCATCAATTAAGATTTTTACTGGCTCACCATCCGGCAGCTTATTCTGAAGATAGAACAATGGGTTCGCATCCAGTTCAACAAGAGTTGGAAAACCTAAAAGATGCAGGCTCTCTGTATGGTAGAATTATTTACCAGAAAGCACCTGTAGTGATGAACCAGCTTGAGAAAATTGTAGGTGAAGAAGATTTTAGAGAAGGTTTACAAGAGTATTTAAGCTCTTACTCTTACAGCAATGCTAATTGGGACGATCTTATTAAAATTTTGGCAGGTAAAACAGAAACCGATCTGGTAGAGTGGAGCGATAACTGGGTAAAACAAGCAGGTATGCCTCAAGTTTCAGTAAATACAGTACTGGAAAACGACAAGATCAAATCAATTAAATTCAAACAAAAAAGAACTACTAGTGAGGGGCATTATTGGCAACAGCAGATAACAACGGCTTTAGTTTATAACAAGGGAAATGTAAAAGATTTTCCGGTAATGCTAGCTGGTAAAACCACAGAATTACCAGAAGCAGAAGGTTTAAAAAAGCCTGATTTTGTATTGCCAAATAGCGATGGTTCTGGTTATGGGTATTTTAATTTGGATAAAGCCAGTAGAAATTACCTTATCGAAAATGTATATTTAATAGAAGACCCTGTGCTAAGAGGTGCCGCTTGGATAGCCTTGTATGAAGAACTGCTTCGAGGAGAAATAGCCTACGAAACTTTTATGGAAGTTTTATTAAAGGCATTACCTCATGAAAATGAACCGCTGAACACTCAAAATATACTTGGTTATTTAGAAGAAGTTTATTGGCGTTTTTATCCAGCGAAAGAGCGAAGAGAGTTGGCTCCAAGAGTAGAGTCAATTTTATGGAAAATAATGGATGCAGCACCAGGGCAAAGTGCCAAGGCAGCTTATTTTAGAAGTTATCTTTCAATAGCACAAACCGAAGAATCTGTTACCAGATTAAAGTTAATCTGGGATGGTGATTTGCCAATGAATGACATGGTACTCTCAGAAAGTGACTTTACCAGTATTGCATGTGAGTTAGCATTAAGAGATGTAGATAAAGCAGACGAAATACTTCATGAACAGCTAGAACGCATTACCAATCCTGATAGAAAAGCCAGAATGGCATTTGTAATAGATGCATTATCTAACAAGCAGGCTGTGAGAGATCGTTTTTTTGAAAGCTTAAAAGATAAAGAAAATAGAAACCACGAACCTTGGGTATTAGAAGCTGTGGGGTATTTACATCATCCTCTAAGAGCTAAATACTCAGAAAAATATATTGAAGAGAGTTTAAGTCTATTAGAAGAAATACAGCAAAGTGGAGATATATTTTTCCCTAAGCGCTGGTTGGTTGTAACATTTAGTGGGCATCAATCAAAATCGGCAGCACTTATTGTGAAAAAGTTCTTAAGAGAGCATCCGACTTACCCTTACAGATTAAGAAACAAAATATTACAGGCAGCAGATATGCTATTTAGAGTTGCCGGAATGGATACCTGA
- a CDS encoding DMT family transporter — protein sequence MEKANKSSITIHLALFSVAFLYGANYNIAKLATPEFISPSALVVLRVVFSTIFFWVSGVFIKSQPIPRKAILSLLLCSVFGTAGTQMLFLKGLSLTSPINASVIMTLTPVMVLLISFFFAGEHLNRFKFIGIALGIIGAFFLVGGQNFSFSGENALGDFIIVLNASVFASYLVLVKKFMLEYHPITVIKWVFLLGCPMVIPFGYNELVHLINWNELPSFVWLSLIYVIIGATFLVYLLNTIALSKANPSLVGFYIYFQPVVSTLIAIAFFNEVLTIEKIFFSLMIFTGVWLVGKKKKPLQTEKL from the coding sequence TTGGAGAAAGCAAACAAATCATCAATAACAATACATTTGGCACTTTTTAGTGTAGCATTTTTGTATGGAGCGAATTATAATATTGCCAAACTTGCTACACCTGAGTTTATAAGTCCCTCTGCCCTTGTAGTACTCAGAGTTGTATTTTCTACGATATTTTTCTGGGTTTCTGGAGTTTTTATCAAAAGCCAACCTATTCCCCGAAAAGCCATATTATCGCTGCTTTTATGTTCTGTGTTTGGTACAGCAGGCACCCAAATGTTATTTCTGAAAGGTCTTTCACTTACCAGCCCTATTAACGCCTCTGTAATAATGACATTAACACCAGTAATGGTGCTTCTGATATCATTTTTTTTTGCTGGTGAGCATCTTAATAGATTTAAGTTTATTGGAATTGCACTAGGTATTATCGGAGCGTTTTTCTTAGTTGGTGGGCAAAACTTCAGTTTTAGTGGAGAAAATGCACTTGGCGATTTCATTATCGTACTCAATGCTTCGGTCTTCGCATCTTATCTGGTATTGGTAAAAAAATTCATGTTAGAATACCATCCAATAACTGTAATAAAATGGGTTTTTCTTTTAGGTTGTCCAATGGTAATTCCCTTTGGTTATAATGAACTAGTACATTTAATAAACTGGAATGAATTACCTTCATTTGTCTGGCTATCTCTTATTTATGTAATTATTGGAGCCACATTTCTGGTTTATCTTTTAAACACTATTGCCTTGAGTAAAGCCAACCCAAGTCTGGTCGGTTTTTATATCTATTTTCAGCCAGTTGTTTCTACACTTATTGCTATAGCTTTCTTTAATGAAGTATTAACTATCGAAAAAATATTTTTCTCTTTAATGATTTTTACAGGAGTTTGGTTGGTAGGTAAGAAAAAAAAGCCCCTCCAAACAGAGAAGCTTTAA
- a CDS encoding sugar phosphate nucleotidyltransferase, which yields MNITGIIPAGGRASRISPLPCSKEIIPMGFRKTPDGTKKPKVVSHYLLEKYKKAGADRTFFILKPGKWDIPAYYLDGKMLEMPLAYLTMNLPYGVPYTIDKAYPFIKEDIVMLGFPDIIFKEKKAFKLKREALQSMGADIVLGLFPVLNQKQAQKCDMVEWDEKTNTIKLIDIKPNETPLNKSWLTACWNPTFTSFMHQFLKEDLSMRKLNPDLPELFMGHVIQAAMQSNLVVRGIFFDNENYIDIGTPDDFAKAQKGYLTDEF from the coding sequence ATGAATATTACCGGAATAATACCTGCTGGAGGCAGAGCATCTAGAATAAGCCCATTACCTTGCAGTAAAGAAATTATACCAATGGGTTTTAGAAAAACGCCAGATGGCACAAAAAAGCCCAAAGTTGTGTCACATTATTTATTAGAAAAATATAAAAAAGCAGGAGCCGATAGAACCTTCTTTATTTTAAAACCTGGTAAATGGGATATTCCCGCTTACTATTTAGATGGCAAAATGCTTGAAATGCCTTTGGCTTACCTCACTATGAATTTACCCTATGGTGTACCTTACACAATAGATAAGGCATATCCATTTATAAAAGAGGATATTGTAATGCTGGGTTTTCCTGATATTATTTTTAAAGAAAAAAAGGCATTTAAACTTAAAAGAGAAGCATTGCAAAGCATGGGTGCAGATATAGTACTTGGCCTTTTTCCAGTACTCAACCAAAAACAGGCTCAAAAATGTGATATGGTTGAATGGGATGAAAAAACAAATACTATCAAATTAATTGATATAAAGCCTAATGAAACTCCTTTAAATAAAAGCTGGCTTACAGCGTGTTGGAACCCAACTTTTACCAGCTTTATGCATCAGTTTCTTAAAGAAGATTTATCGATGAGAAAGTTAAACCCTGATTTACCAGAACTGTTTATGGGGCATGTAATACAAGCTGCCATGCAAAGCAATCTGGTAGTAAGAGGTATTTTCTTCGATAATGAAAACTATATAGACATTGGAACACCAGACGATTTCGCCAAAGCACAAAAAGGTTACCTGACTGATGAATTTTAA
- a CDS encoding ankyrin repeat domain-containing protein has product MTSLKKLFKNVSLAVVLVSGSLFTATAQESNIPPIFTAIQRNNVQQVESMLDSGTDPESSDMLRNTALHQAAFYGYEKIIDLLVAKGADVNAVNEAGQTPLYSAIHADHVQAVEALLDHGASLSNRYTDNRYTALHLAALDGKYEVAEALLKKGANTKTKDANGKKPIQYAKETKDKSFIKLFKDKRWK; this is encoded by the coding sequence ATGACAAGTTTAAAAAAGCTGTTCAAAAATGTTTCACTAGCTGTTGTGCTGGTTTCTGGTAGTTTGTTTACAGCAACTGCTCAGGAAAGTAATATTCCTCCAATATTTACTGCTATACAAAGAAATAATGTACAACAAGTAGAAAGTATGTTAGATTCTGGCACTGATCCAGAATCGAGTGATATGTTAAGAAATACTGCTTTACACCAGGCAGCATTTTATGGTTACGAAAAAATTATCGATCTGTTAGTTGCTAAAGGCGCAGATGTAAATGCAGTGAATGAGGCAGGGCAAACGCCACTTTACAGTGCAATTCATGCAGACCATGTACAGGCGGTAGAAGCCCTGTTAGATCATGGTGCAAGCCTTTCTAATCGATATACTGATAATCGATATACTGCTTTGCATTTAGCTGCACTCGATGGCAAATACGAAGTGGCAGAAGCACTACTTAAAAAAGGTGCGAATACTAAAACAAAAGATGCGAATGGTAAAAAGCCAATTCAGTATGCAAAAGAGACAAAAGATAAGTCTTTTATAAAGTTATTTAAAGACAAGCGCTGGAAATAA
- a CDS encoding nitroreductase family protein, with protein sequence MEESNQFIPFRQEAYEGEALVKRVSDFYKFMNQRRSLREFSSKPVPKEVIEKIIMTASSAPSGANKQPWTFCAISNSEVKKQIREAAEKEEKINYSGRMSDTWLQDLKPFATNEYKPFLETAP encoded by the coding sequence ATGGAAGAAAGTAATCAGTTTATTCCTTTTAGGCAAGAAGCCTATGAGGGTGAGGCACTTGTTAAACGAGTCTCAGATTTTTATAAATTCATGAACCAAAGAAGGTCGCTTAGAGAGTTCTCTAGCAAACCTGTGCCTAAAGAAGTAATAGAAAAAATTATCATGACGGCCTCTTCAGCTCCTTCTGGTGCAAATAAGCAACCTTGGACTTTTTGTGCAATTTCAAACTCAGAGGTAAAAAAGCAAATTAGAGAAGCTGCAGAAAAAGAAGAAAAAATTAATTATAGTGGCCGGATGTCAGATACTTGGCTGCAAGACTTAAAACCTTTTGCAACCAATGAGTACAAGCCATTTTTAGAAACTGCACCCTAG
- a CDS encoding NAD(P)/FAD-dependent oxidoreductase, whose amino-acid sequence MIETDILIIGAGPCGLFTVFEAGLIKLKCHLIDALPIPGGQCAEIYPKKPIYDIPGYPEILAGDLVDRLMEQAAPFKPGFTLGERAQTLEKLPDGRYKLTTNKGTEHVAPVIAIAGGLGCFEPRKPPIPNLESFEDKGVEYIIKDPEFYRDKKVVLAGGGDSALDWAIYLSKITTELTLIHRRKAFRGALDSVEKVMNLAESGDIKLLTDSEVIGLSGNGSLDGVVVKHKTDGELTINADHYVPLFGLSPKLGPISDWNLNIDKNAIEVNTLDYSTNIPGIYAIGDINTYEGKLKLILCGFHEATLMVQSAYKYINPGKNITLKYTTVNGVAGF is encoded by the coding sequence ATGATTGAGACTGACATATTAATAATAGGGGCAGGACCATGTGGATTATTTACCGTTTTTGAAGCTGGCTTAATTAAATTGAAATGCCATTTAATTGATGCCTTACCCATACCTGGTGGACAATGCGCAGAGATTTATCCTAAAAAACCTATATATGATATTCCCGGCTATCCAGAGATTTTAGCCGGAGATTTAGTTGACAGACTAATGGAACAAGCTGCTCCATTTAAACCTGGTTTTACTTTAGGTGAGAGAGCACAAACTTTAGAGAAATTACCAGATGGTCGCTATAAGCTAACCACCAACAAAGGTACAGAACATGTTGCACCAGTTATTGCAATTGCAGGTGGTTTAGGTTGTTTTGAACCACGTAAACCACCAATTCCAAATCTTGAAAGTTTCGAAGACAAAGGAGTTGAGTATATTATTAAAGATCCAGAGTTTTATCGTGATAAAAAAGTGGTACTAGCAGGTGGTGGAGACTCTGCGCTAGACTGGGCTATATATCTATCTAAAATTACTACTGAGCTTACTTTAATACATAGAAGAAAGGCATTTAGAGGCGCACTAGATTCTGTTGAAAAAGTAATGAATTTGGCAGAAAGTGGTGATATTAAGCTACTTACAGATTCAGAAGTAATTGGTTTGAGTGGTAATGGTTCTTTAGATGGTGTTGTGGTTAAGCATAAAACTGATGGTGAGCTCACAATTAATGCAGATCACTATGTGCCATTATTTGGACTTTCTCCTAAGCTAGGCCCAATTTCAGATTGGAATTTAAATATTGATAAAAATGCAATTGAAGTAAATACATTGGATTATAGTACCAACATTCCAGGTATATATGCAATTGGTGATATCAATACTTATGAGGGTAAACTTAAGTTGATTCTTTGTGGATTCCACGAAGCTACTTTAATGGTGCAATCGGCTTATAAATACATTAATCCGGGTAAAAACATCACTCTAAAATATACAACTGTTAATGGAGTAGCAGGTTTTTAA